TGTGTTAGAGCAAAGCAAAGATATCAAGGGGAGACTATCACAGTAGAAATGACTGATGATATTGTAGTCACAGAAGGGTGAAGTAAAAATCTTTGTGGTAATTAGAAGAGACACAAAGATCCCATACAAATAGGGGACTGCCACCAAGAACTGACATATGCTCTGTGACATGATGACCCTGTAGAGGAGAGGgttacagatggccacatagcggtcataggccatcacagaCAGAATATAAAGTTCAGAAGTAATGAACACACAAAAGAAAGCTAGCTGGGTAGCacataaataataagaaattgtATTTTGATCCACCACAAAATTCACCAACATTTTGGGGGCCACAGCTGTAGAATAACCAAGGTCACTGAGAGCCAGGTGTCtcaggaaaaagtacatgggtgTTTGTAGCCTCTGGTCCACCTTGGTGAGGATGATTATGCCCAAGTTACCCACCAGTGTGCTCATGTAGATGATGAGGAACAGCCCAAACAGTGGAGCCTGCAGCTCAGGGCGTGAGGTGATGCCCTTCAGAATGAACTCATGCGTAGCTGTGAGGTTGGGTTTTCCCatccagtttttttctttttcttttttttggaaagTCTATTCTGGAAAGACAAAGTAGCTGAATCAATagatttccaatgttgtcatcaTAGGAACATTTGTTATTCAACGctattgaaaataatatatatataatatatatatatataatatatgtattatatatataaactttaaaatgtataCCATTCAAAAATAAACTCTATATATGTCATTACGATGAAAATATATAGAAACAGAGAGAGTTACAGGATGGTGTTTATCAACCAGGGTGGTTTCACTTaccaaaaaacatttttcaacatCTGTAGGTACTTTGATTGCCATAGTTGGGAAGTGTACTGCTACTAGCATCTAATGGCTCCAGGGCTGCTGAGCTGCTAAAAATACTACTACATCTAGTATCCATTCAGATGTAATAGCCATAACAATAAAATTGTTCCAAGGCTGATAAACTCAGAGAAAAGTAATAAGAATATATAAGGATATTGATAAAGAtatagagacataaataaaaaataaaaagagttaaaCACTCCGTAAACTTTGGGTGTTTGGTAAGTAATTATTGTACTATTAATTTTGTCACTTATATAATTGCAAtatcattttgatatttattaattacATTTACTAAATGATATCATGATATATCAATGACAtagtaaatatttgtaattattaattcaaaaaatgaatacatttcaaCACATCAATCCATAATCCTATAAAATCTATATACTTATAGATGATAGAGCTGAAATTCTGAGCACTCTAGGTAGGTGTACGGATGGAAAACTACAAAAGACCATT
This portion of the Ictidomys tridecemlineatus isolate mIctTri1 chromosome 4, mIctTri1.hap1, whole genome shotgun sequence genome encodes:
- the LOC101978277 gene encoding olfactory receptor 8K3-like; this encodes MGKPNLTATHEFILKGITSRPELQAPLFGLFLIIYMSTLVGNLGIIILTKVDQRLQTPMYFFLRHLALSDLGYSTAVAPKMLVNFVVDQNTISYYLCATQLAFFCVFITSELYILSVMAYDRYVAICNPLLYRVIMSQSICQFLVAVPYLYGIFVSLLITTKIFTSPFCDYNIISHFYCDSLPLISLLCSNTHEIEVIILILAAFNLLSSLLIVLVSYLLILITILRMKSAEGRHKAFSTCGSHLMALIVFYGTLLYMYVQPKSSHSFDTDKMASIFYTLVIPMLNPLIYSLRNKDVKYALLSTWKKICNIFS